In Anopheles arabiensis isolate DONGOLA chromosome 2, AaraD3, whole genome shotgun sequence, the genomic window ggatctgggtagacttatagaagatggttcccgtagtctccaccctcgagtcgcggatggccctctctagcgccaagttgaataggagacaggcaagcccgtccccctggcgcagacctttggtggtagcaaaaggtcctgagagttttccatccaccctcacctggcatatgacgttggtcatagtcattctaactagccttatcagtttggccgggattccaaaagagctcatagcgtcatacagttttaccctggctatgctatcatatgcggctttaaaatcaatgaagagatggtatgtgtcgtttctgtattcagccatcttccggaatgttatgatccatcggtcaaagaaaggaaggtgttcatgaaaggcggaaagacgaattgaggcccctgtcaatggtaactgatgaccgggaggaggggATACTGAGAcacatggggggaggggaggtgcaaatggttctccagccacggagccccaacgaccatctttccgggggcccttgtcgctaatactctgcCCACTTGTAGACCACCCGGGGAAGAggttgtcttgactttgttgctgcagGATCTACCGCTACGGCCGGACAAATCAacggaatgcaatcgaccaaaacatgaacctaccgatccgaacccattccaaggcattgccggtcaatcggcgtcatgataccgactcCAACTCAACATGCCACCTGTCATATACGTCTGACAGCTGTCCATCGACAGAAACTGCTAGTTGGGTAGCAAACAGCTGTCAGTGAGAATAAACGGCACTCTGTGTCTGAACTACGAACGAAACACATGTGTCTTCCTTCCACGAGTTATAACAATTGGCGACGAGTGACAAATTCTGAGAACCCTGGAACGCTAGCGCTACGCAGTTAAAGAAAAGCTGAAACAATCGGGTATAAGTGGAGACAGTGTCATGATCGAAGAGAAACCAACAAGCAGTGGTACAAAGCAGAACATCGCACAGAGTGAACAACGCACCACAATGGCAAAATTCGATATGGAACCTTTTAACAAAGGGCTCATGCAATGGGCCCGCTGGGTGAAACGCTTCGAAGGAGCAATGTCGGTATTTGAGGTTAAatcgaataataaaaaagccatGCTTCTGCATTACATGGGTGTTGATTCATACAATTTATTGTGTGATCATATTTCTCCGGAAGAACCAGAagacaaaacatacgaacaAATAGTGAAGTGTCTGGATGAGCTGTTCGACCCGAAACCCCTCGAAATGGTGGAACTATGGAAGTTTCGTCAACGACTTCAGACTGAAGGCGAAACTGTAACGGAGTTCATCACGGCTTTGCAAAAAGTGGCGGCTAATTGTGATTTCGGGCAATATTTGACAAAGGCGCTCAGGAACCAGCTAGTTTTTGGTTTACGGAATCCAAGAATACGCAACCGGCTGattgaagaaagaaatctaacACTGGAAAAAGCTAAGCAAATTGCTTTAGCCATGGAAGCCGCCGGAGATGGCGCTGAAGTGCTGAATAGCAGAAGTGCTGAAGTGCTGAATAGCAGAGGTGCTGAAGTGAAAGAAGTAAACATCGTGAGCAACACAacgaagaaaaacgtcgagtgtTATAGATGTGGAGAATCACATTTTGCATATGTATGCAAGCACAAAAGAACCGTCTGCAAAAAGTGCGGGAAAATTGGACATTTGCAGCGCGTCTGTCGCACGAACAATAGAAGCAAAAGTGTGAGGTTAATTGATGAACAACATCAAGACAGCGAGGAGAACGAAGAGGTAAACTCAATTTTGATCAACAATTTATACCAAAATGCAAACCATACCGCAAAAATATACATAACACTAAAAGTCAATAATactaaaattcaatttgaagTAGATTCAGGATCCCCGTTTTCTATTATCAGTATGAACGACAAACAAAGATGGTTTAAAGATATCCCTATTAGAGAATCAGATATAAAATTACAAAGCTATTGTGGAGGATCTATAAAGTTATTTGGTACAATTAGTGTTATAGTGGAAAAtgctaaaacaaaattaacactaTTTGTGGTAGAGTCTAAAAGATGACCTATTGTAGGAAGAACATGGATGcgagatttgaaatttgattggaACGAATTATTAAGTAAGGGGAACTCGTACGTAAATCAAATTGTCACCCATTCTAATACTAATCAAGAagtgataaaaaaattaaaagaagaatTCGAGGTAGTCTTTCGTAAGTCATTAGGAGAGATTTCAAATATTCAAGCATCTCTTATCCTAAAAGAAAATGCGTTGCCAATATTTCTAAAAAATCGTACTATACCATTTGCATTAAAAGAAAGTGTCGAGAAAGAAATTAACGATTTAGTAAATCAAggaattttaataaaagtCAATCGCAGTGAATGGGCTACACCAATAGTACCCGTAAAAAAATCAGGAAACCGTGTACGATTGTGTGGAGATTATAAATTAACGGTGAACAAAAACTTGGTAATAGACGAGTTTCCTTTGCCCACAATAGAGGAGCTTTTTGCTAACATGGCTGGGGGAGAAAAATTCTCGAAAATAGATTTAGCGCAGGCATATTTACAGATGACAGTTAAACCTGAACATCAGGAATTTTTAACACTGAACACTCACATGGGACTATTCAGACCAACACGGTTAATGTACGGGGTTGCTTCTGCCCCAGCCATATTCCAAAGAGAAATCACACAGATTCTCCAAGGAATTCCAGGCGTTTCTGTATTTTTAGATGATGTCAAAATAACAGCTCCTGATGACAAGACCCATGTGGAAAGACTGCGCACTGTTTTAAAACGATTTCAAGACCATAATATGAGAGTGAATGAAAGCAAATGTAATTTCCTTGCAGATTGCATAGAATACTGTGGATACAGGATCGACAAGTACGGTATTCACAAAATGAAGGAGAAAATTACTGCCATTCAACTAATGCCAAAACCAAGGAACAAAGATGAGGTAAGAGCTTTTGTAGGCCTTGTGAATTATTACGCGAGATTTATCCCAAATTTAAGTGAAAAGATCTATCCCATAAATAATTTACTTAAAAACGAAATTCCTTTCGAATGGCATGAAGGTTGCCAGGACGCATTTGAATGGATCAAAAGGAAATGCAATCTGAACGGATCTTGGTACACTACGATCCTAGCTTACCAATAGCTCTAGCAGTAGATGCTTCGCCCTACGGAGTTGGCGCCGTTTTAAGTCACATCTATCCAGATGGCAAAGAATATCCAATTCAATACGCATCTCAAACACTATCACCAACCCAACAAAGATATACTCAGGTGGATAAAGAAGCATATGCGATTATTTTCGGAGTTAAAAAGTTTTACCGATATCTTTATGGAAGAAAATTTATCTTAATAACCGATAACAAGCCAGTTTCTCAAATTCTATCACCACAGAAAGGTTTGCCAACGCTATCAGCAACTCGCATGCAACATTACGCTGTATTTCTAGAATCATTCAATTTTGAGATTAGATATCGACCATCAAAAGAACACGGAAATGCTGACGGAATGTCACGATTGCCAATCCGAGACATTCAGCTGGAGGATACAGAAGAACCCGATGAAATTGAACTAAATCAAATAGAAAATCTTCCCGTATCAGTAGAAGAACTTAGTAAAGAGACTAGCAAAGACATAAATGTTCAATTACTAATAGACGGATTAAATTCAGGGAAAACAGTATCCATTAACGATCGTTTTGGAATCGACCAGACACAATTTTCTCTTCAAAAGGGATGTCTTATGAGAGGCGCTAGGGTCTACGTTCCACCTCAATTACGAAATCGAGTCTTAGACGAACTTCATGAAGGCCATTTCGGCATATCGCTAGATCTTATtgttggtggaaaaatatGGATAACGACATAGAAAGATTATCAAAAAACTGTGTTTCTTGTGCAAAAGTAAGAAAAGATCCTCCTAAAGTACCAACTCATGTATGGAAGCGTCCACAATCAGTTTTTGAAAGAGTACATGCGGATTACGCTGGGCCATTTATGGGTATATATTTTCTTATTCTAGTAGATGCGTACAGCAAATGGCCTGAAGTAAAAATAACACCGGATATGAATACAGACACTACTATAGACAAAATGCGAgaaatttttgccacttttggCTTGCCATCAATTTTAGTGACCGATAGAGGTACACAATTCATGTCAgaaaaattccaaacattcttaaaatctAACGGAATAACCCATAAAACAGGAGCTCCTTACCATCCCGCAACAAATGGTCAGGCAGAAAGATATGTACAAACAATtaaagataaaattaaaactatgCAATGCCATAAATCTGAAATTCCAAAAAGTTACAAAACATACTGCTAGCGTACAGGAAAACAACTCATCCAAGCACAGGGGAAAGTCCCTCGCGGTTAATGTTAAACAGACAGATACGGTCTCGGCTTGATGTTATGGTACCAAAAATCGAAAAGAAATCCAATCCCGAAGTAGTACACAAAACGACAAGATCATTTGCAGTAAACGAAAGAGTAGCAGCAAGAGATTTCCTTTCCCAGACCGAAAAGTGGAAATTTGGAACGATTACAAAGAAGCTAGGAAAACTGCATTACGAAATACGATTAGACGATGGAAGGATGTGGAAAAGGCACATAAACCAAATGAGATCTGGTCCTGAAGAAATATCAATCCACCATAGTAGTAACCAAAACATAGAACCTTGGATAGATGAATCAGTTTATCTGCCAGATAGGATGGAAGAGTTTCAACTCCCTCATGATTCAGAAACGGAGATGGTTAGATCTGATAATATCAATGAAGATTTAGCTTGTGGAGAAGAATCTCAAACTCAAGTTAGGAGATCAACAAGAACTCGACAACCACCAATTCGATACCGTGATTAGGGATTATTACTTTAATTTAGAATATAAATATGAATTGTCTTTCACACTTTAGCAAGTAATCACTTTATATTGTTAGGAGGAGAGAGTTGTCATATACGTCTGACAGCTGTCCATCGACAGAAACTGCTAGTTGGGTAGCAAACAGCTGTCAGTGAGAATAAACGGCACTCTGTGTCTGAACTACGAACGAAACACATGTGTCTTCCTTCCACGAGTTATAACACCACCAGATTCTGAACGGACAGgtcagcaccatacgcgcaccgtaataaacaaatcctcttttgtatgcaTTCAATTCAacttttgtttccacttgcgtccgctagctgaattggaaagaagcgcgctacatatcacacgcacgtttgcttcgatcgtgtgtctttttaatacccccaacagcagaaccgatcccaaagatggtggtgccaatccaatggttgtgttgtctctcaggtagcgaggtcaaaaatgcatggactttgtagccgcagtggatgaaaatgtacgcatcagaatcaaacagttttggggtttccgcacgcacgcacacacaaacgcacacacgcacgcacaaacacgcacgcacacgtgcATGTACGCGCGCACGTCAGCACGCACgctcacacgcacgcacgcacacacgcacgtacacacacttgcacgtacgcgcgcacgcgatcACGCACCCACGAACGCGTGCATGCGAAGACGCACCCACAAACGCGCTCACACGAGCGCGCAACACCCACCAGACCAaccaccccccctccccccacatGATCTACTACTGCTACAGTATCGGACAATAAGATAGGGCTTTTTTTTatcgcaccgtgcacttgttttaccacgttacttgtgtgtgtgtgtgtgtgtgtgtgtgtgtgtgtgtgtgtgtgtgtgtgtgtgtgtgtgtgtgtgtgtgtgtgtgtgtgaaaagaaGCACCGGATGCTTATGGAAGCtagaaaaaactaattttcagACAGTTTTATTAAATAGCCTATAACGAGTGTTATATAGTGAACTACTACTAATACGATAGACACTATTTGAGTATAAGTCAGAGTAGTAATGTGAGTGCGGACTGTTTCTGGCTATTGTTAGAACTAGTATAAAAGGGACTCAATCCTTATTTCGGGATCATTCCCCGACAGTACGtcgaacaaaacacattaaaacataacaatgagCATGGTTTATTTGATAAGATCTTTCATTTCACCAAGCATACTGTCGCAAAATCGAGAAAGGGGATAATGAATTCCGGTTCGTAAGGGCAATTCCAGCGCCAGGTTGCCAGAACGCGGAAGTCTCCCAGCAATGTGTAAAATTCTCATTGGACAATATCTAAGGATGAAACGCGGTGCCGCGTTGCGTTTATCAGGTGGAAAAAGTGTCCAACCTAATCCTGACCAGAGAGCTGATTCGAATGTTTTGGCAGTCTGCCAGCTCTCACGGTAGAAAGGTCTGAAGTTACCTTCAACAACTTCCCAGGATCGTTGCAGCTGTGTTTAGATTGTGTCCTTCCCAAACCGATCTGGAACAGGCTGTAACAACGTGTATGTAAGACGTGCACATGTGTATGTACGCAATGTATTTGAAAGGAGAGTGAAAATAGTAATATTTTTAACGTTTGTTATAAGCAAAGTTCAAAATTTATTACAGCCTTTCTGGAGTTCTTGCGATTGAATGCCGCTGGTTGTGCCTGTCCCTATATATATGCATTAAGACAGGCGTTATGCGTGTATATATGCGTTAACTCACACCATCTAACGTGCCTGTCGTAACGCTGCTGGATCGGGTTGGCTCATCCATGCTAATATTGCAGTTTGTTGCAGTCAaataatttgacatttctcacattaggttggtggacactgagcgattgggcataaagccgtgttgttccgtagaaatataattttttacacaaggcattacagataaatggacaattgactcgaggattttagaacacgcacaaataatagaaatgcctctgtagtttgatgctagtgtgcggtcacctttcttataaatgggaacaagccaagctagtttccattgactaggaaaaatccctacactaagcgagcgagaaaaaagacgagtgagaataggagtgagggtattgccacattttttcaaaacacaggcaGGGATGCCATCGGGGCCTGGTGAAAACGAAGTTTTAAGTTTGGATAAAGCGGATTTTACTAGGCTTTCACTTACAACGACTGAATTACATGATATCACATCAGAGGGCGTGTAAGACAAGCCTACGTCCAAAGGAACCTTAAAAGTACTAGGAACGACAAATACACTAgagaaatgtttggcaaacaggTTACATATATCAGGATTTGACGTAGCAGAGGACAGATCAAGAGACAGGGTGGATGGAAGGCTAGCAGAGCCTCGCCGAGAGttcgcaaaacgaaagaatgacCCAGGATCAATAGTGAAGCGCATTTGAAGACGCCGAACGTAGCGACGATACAGATGGCGATTAAGAAGACGATAAGCCTTAGCcgcatatttatatacacaaaGACTGtgtaaagtattatttaaacgGTAGGCGCGATGAGCGCAGTTTTTGTCCGATTTTAATAGACATAAAGGTCTGTTCGACCACTTAGGATTAGGAGCGGGTTTaaggagaggacagcaggaagggaaggcggaagtgattacattagtaaacgctactacagcttgatttatgtcacagtcagcatcaataaaggaccaatcggtatcggctaatatacgatgaagcttttggtagtccagcttcctaaaattgaacatacgagccgtaggtattcgttgacaggatgcagggcgagagtgcgtaaggagcacgCTTGTCtcaagagcaggatgatgattgtctagcgcgacgagtggtacaggtgaagctatgacgggggagcagcactccaagaaggcagcattggcaaatagAAGATCTAATTGCTTccgcgtatattttttatgccggataattgcagcaaaccgtttaccgacattccatcaagcagagaaacattttcacgagatacaccagtaggaatgaactgattaacgcacgatgccgacggttgccaggagagtgatggtgaattaaaatcaccaagtaacaccataagatcatttggtttaagtttgccagcaacgaaactaacactctcatgTAAATCGTCAAGGACTACTTCGGAAGAACGCAAATCGGGTGGGatgtaaacggcgccgatatagattgcaaggttttgaagcttaacaattgtccaaacagactccagcgagtcgaacggcagtgataaagttgacgtgttcagcacggaaaagcaggcaatgagtacaccaccaccacggcaacggttactgttgagagaatttcggtcgcagcgatagatgacatacgcatcctccgagataagagaggacgGAATTGAGGcatcgagccatgtttcagttaacaccaacacatccatatcaagcTCAGATAGAGAGTggcgtaactcgtctagttttgtgcgcaTTCCTcttacgttttgatagtagatgtttagtcgatcgatcgaaggaatgagagagcgagatgcgccgggagtgctctcgctgcaagttattaacggcggaagagagtcgGACAGATTGTGTGTAttagatgcagggttagcttccatcaattcgggtaaagtcggtagttcatgaaaatcttcagccggatcagccggtttacgcttgctgaaagtactgcgtataaGGCAAGCTCATAGGACCATGATCgggcgaaatagtgaaatcagcgtttcgtAGTTGAgtcgtgtggttgatagaaggtggcgatgaatgatgatccgattcacgggtaacaggcgcagaaggtgtgtttgaaattaaatttacttcACACTTTATGAATTTGATCGCGCCAGTTTATCGACGgataaaaacatttattgtCGTTTATTTATACTTAATTCCACAACTTCACAATTCCGCTTCGTTCGTTTTTGCGTTCTTGCTTTCTTGGCGTCTTTCCTCGGTCTCATCCTTCCTCGCTCTCTTCTGTCAATTCTCTGTAGTTCATATTCACGGCAAGGTTGGATCGTTGCAAGGTTGGATCGTTTTCAAAATTACCGTTAACACGACATTCGTGTTTTGACGTTCGTTACACTCCCCTCCAGTATGCCAATGTATGTTGGCTTACTCGTCAGTATTCCTGCGAACGTCTAGCACCGCTAGTTTTACCGCGGGTCTCTCGTAGACTGCTCCAGTTGATGTTTTTACTGTTGCTGAGCGGACCTGTCCGTCTGCACTAATCTTTCTTGCTACCACTCTTCCTCTTGGCCAACAGTTCCTTGGCAGCTTTGGATCAACTATCAGCACGATATCGTCGATTTTGATTGGAGTAGCTGGAGTGAACCACTTTGATCGTCGGGTTATCTCTGGCAGATAGTCACTCAACCAtcttttccaaaattgattgGCTATGATCTGAGAAGTACTCCAGTTCTGTCGCTGGCTAGGTCCATGATCATCTAGTTGCACTAATGGTTTACTTCCGTTGGATGAGCCTAGTAAGAAATGGTAGGGTGTTAGGGCAGGTGCAGCATCGTGATCAATAGAGACATGAGTAAGTGGTCTTGAGTTTACTacgttttcaatttcaatgagAAGGTTGTTGAGAATTTCATCTGATAACTTCTTGGAAGTACACGCCGCCATAAGGTTTGACTTTACTGTGCGTATTAACCTTTCCCAACTGCCACCCatgtgtggtgctgctggtgtaaTAAACTCCCATTCCGTATCGGCGTCTACAAACTCTTTTGCAATATCCTTTCCATTGAATTCTTTATCTAGCTTCGCTAGTTCTCGCTGTGCACCAATAAAGTTTGTTCCGCGACCGCTGTAAAATTTTCTTGGGCGGCCACGCCGAGAGATGAAATTTCTTAGAGCTATTATACAAGAGCTCGTTGTTAGAGTTTTAACTAACTCAAGATGTATAGCCCTAGTCGTGAGACAGATAGCCAACATTACCCATCTCTTTTGGTTACTTCTGCCCACTGCGACTTCTATGGGTCCAAAGTAATCGATGCCTGTATGTGTGAATGGTCTGGAAAAAACTTCTAGACGTCCTGGTGGTAGATCACTCATGCGCGGTGGGTTCGGTTCtgctttttcatttttacaatGTTGGCAATTCCTACGTACGTTGTTGAACAGTGGGCGGAGCCGACTAATGCAATACTTTTGACGCAATTCTGAAGGCTGAATTATGCTCGTGTTGACCTTCCAAAATTGgagcgattgattttatcttttgacaattcttttaaCTGTTCGGACTATTCAACCATTGACGATGCCACAGAGGCTTTTTGTGAGTTCATGAGATCTGCTATATGTGAATGCACTCCTGTTAAAATTCCTCGTCGTGGACCACCATGGGCTGATCGCACactaaatgcattaaaaaaagaaaaaagaaaagcctatTCTGATCAACGAGCAGAACGAAACAGCACGTCACGTCTTTATTACAACAGAGTTCATTCTCTCTATCGCCGATACAATAGATCCTGTCACCGaagttatttgaaacaaactgcACGTTCCCTCTGCAAGTACCCTAGGCGCTTTTGGAGTTATAtggacaaaaaacgaaaatctgcTGGGCTACCAAGCATTATACGTTATGACGGTGACAGTGCCTGTTCCCTGCCAGAAATGTGTAAATTGTTTGCCTTGCGCTTCAAGGACAACTTCGCTTCTCAAACTACTGGTCCAGAAGATGTGGCCGATGCTCTCTCTAACACACCTGTTGGTGCACTGCTCCCTATGCTACCAGTCATCACTGTCGATACGATCATctctgccatcaaacgtgtcaaATCCTCATATAcccctggcccagatggtatacCGGCCGTTATCCTAAAGTGGTGTGCTTCTGCGCTTGCTCCCTCGCTGATGAAGATTTTTAAGGAGTCCCTGAGGTGTGGAACCTTTCCTGCCACTTGGAAATCTTCCTGGATGACACCCATCTACAAGAAGGGCTGTAAGAATGATGCTGTAAACTATCGTGGCATAACCTCACTcagcgtgtgtgcaaaggtgttcgaAATGCTAATCTACGAGCCATTGTTGGCCTCGGCCTGCA contains:
- the LOC120896387 gene encoding uncharacterized protein LOC120896387 → MIEEKPTSSGTKQNIAQSEQRTTMAKFDMEPFNKGLMQWARWVKRFEGAMSVFEVKSNNKKAMLLHYMGVDSYNLLCDHISPEEPEDKTYEQIVKCLDELFDPKPLEMVELWKFRQRLQTEGETVTEFITALQKVAANCDFGQYLTKALRNQLVFGLRNPRIRNRLIEERNLTLEKAKQIALAMEAAGDGAEVLNSRSAEVLNSRGAEVKEVNIVSNTTKKNVECYRCGESHFAYVCKHKRTVCKKCGKIGHLQRVCRTNNRSKSVRLIDEQHQDSEENEEIA